GGATTTGGGATGATGCTTAGTTCAGTCAATGGCTCTTCTTTGTCAATGAATCTAATATCTTTCATGGGAAATGGATCAGGCTGGAGGATGCAGGGTATGCTGTTGGGGCTCGAGTTCTTGAACTTTTATGCCATAGGGATAAGGTACAACACATTCATAGACTATACCTCAGATTGCTATCACAACAaggttctcttttttatttttcactagCATTCTTAAGGTGCTACTTGCAAGTTGGACATCTACCACTCCTAGTTTTGGTAATGAGGTGAGAAAGTTTTGATGTAATACTAGAATGCTGGCCTAACACACCTTTTATGCTTGGTGGTTGTTATTTCAATTATGTTTGCATTCATATTTTTTATCTGGGTTTAGCAATGTGTTTGCATAAATGTGTGCTCATTTGTGTGTATACTTATGCTCTTATATGGTGTCAGCGCCAGTACTATGAACCTATGCTTTTTTATGCCTCAGGGGAATAGAAGGGAGACACGATTGTTGGGTATTTTATCCTTTGTGCACAGCACTGTCTGGAAGGTGTTATTTGGAAAGGTAAGTTGCAATCTTGTCTGCTGTTGAAACAATTGAAAGTTTGATGATACCGTCATATGGAATTTGGCTAGTTTCTTAGAAGCCTATAGGCATGAGAAGTTTAGCTGGCATTTGCTTAAAATCAATGTAGTCTTAATGCTTCTCTTACCAGCTTTTTTTTGTACCATGTTAGGTGGCTGACTCTCTTGAGAAGGGCACTGAACATGAAGACGAATACATGATCAGTGAGAAAGACCTCCTTGTGAACAAGTTATGCATTGCTCATCACTCTTAGTTTATAATGCCATTGTTTCAATTAACTTGACCTCTTGTCCTAGATAAGTAACCAACTGGTCTGTTTGCATTGTAGGTTTATTTCAATTCCAAGAGACATGGGGACCTTTAATTGTGGGGCATTTGTTGCTGGAATAGTGAGGGTAAGTGTTGCCTTCATTTTGTGTATAAAATGAATGATCTGGTGGAAAGAAGCTCTTATAGGCTCTCTTTGTTGGTTGGAAGGGTGTTCTTGATGGTGCAGGATTTCCAGCAGTAGTAACAGCTCATTTTGTACCCATGGAGGGGCTGCAAAGACCTCGGACAACTATTTTGATAAAGTTTGCTGAAGAGGTAGGCACCACTCGTTTGCTATTGTAAAATGTATTTGATGCTTGGTCTGATGTGTATGATTCATTAAATATTATCTAGCATACTTTTTTGTTTATGATTGACAAAATGTATAAAGGCGTCTATTCATATGTTTAAATCTCTATGGGATCAAAATCTGTCttacccaaaaataaaatgatatacaGGTAAGACTATCAAAATACTATTGAGACTGTTGCTCCTGATGTGAAAGAAGAGTTGGTTATGCTAAACAATCAGTATATAGAGTTcagtttttcataatttattttagtataataCAATATGTTTATGTTCCCATTTGCTAAACAATAGTCAGCTGGTAATGCAACTCTCTTTTTCTTgtacttttagaaaaaaaagttgCGACACTGCTGCTATCCAtttcaaaagtaacatatttcaATTCCTATCATCATCATACTTGCTAAAGGATGAAGGTCCAAATATGTTTCCTGTTCTTCTTCTGTTATATTTGAAGAATGCTATGTTGTCAGTCTGATACTGGTATATGACTGAAatggatatttatatatatattttaatatcctTGAAGAACTATAGTCTGTATCATGTTGGACATGAATACATTGGACTAAGAAGAGTTGGAGTGACTTAGGAAAGAGGCATTGAGGCCCAAAATGCAACATGTAACTACTAGTTTCTCTTAGAATATGCTGTTATTACTGTTTGTTTTGCTTAACATTCTGTGTCATAGTATATCAACTTGCTACATCCATATTACTGAAGACGGTTTTTCAAATTAGTTCTGAGTTGATGTGTACATGTATATACTGGATTTAAGATTGATCCTGCTCCATTATTGCTGCTTTAACCAGGTATTGCAAAGAGAAGCGAGATTAGGTTGATTATTATGCCTGGGGTTCTCTTGAGTTGTCCATGTACTGCAAAATCGTGAAGGAAACACTGAACACTCCGGATGCTTTGTTAATCTAATAACATGGATTAGTGATGGTTTGTGTATTATGGCAACAATGGTAGAAAAagattattacatttaaaagtaaaaatgtcATCTTTACTGCTAGTTTTTTCTTGATATGACCTCAAATGGATTATTACCGAGAATACGAATTTGCTTGTTTtgtggattttctttttaaatgaattttgttGCTTcgaaatttgataatgaattatctttcgaattttctattttttcccAGGGAACATTTTCTTGATACAGAAGTACCTATCGTACGTTTGACATATGGTGGGTCCATTGTGTATGTAAAGAATAAGTTGTAACTAAAAAAGTCACCTGTCAATTAAGCTTTCATAGCTCAGTTGGTTAGAGCACCCGTTTAGTAAGCGGGAGGTCTTGAGTTCGACTCTGAATGAAAGCATTGGGCTTTTTATTTTACATCCGTGGGCTTTAATATGGGCCAAGTCATTGGTCTTGGGTTGGATCATGGAAGCAATTGGTTCGTTGACGTTTAATTTCTTTCTCAccttctgtttttattttaaccctaaaaaccaaaaaccctaaacattcCTCCGCCACCCAACAGATCAATTCGTTGAGGGCTCCCCGCTCTTCATTTTCTTTACTCTCAGGTCAGCGCCTTAATCTTCGTTTCCTCCTGCTGTTTTTCTTACATTGTCATCTAACGTTTCCTTTGATTTCTTCACCCAAAATTACTGaacgaatttttttttttagctgAAATATCTGCTTGTTTGactttgtctcttttttttttcctgaaagCAGAAGCCCCGATCCCATCTTCAACTCCAAAAATGTCGGGGTAAGTGACAACTCTATAAAGATTCAAGACCATGTTTAGTAGAATGTCGGTGTTTTTTTTTCCCCATGAAATTTGTGCAAGCTGTACTTATTGGATTTGTTTAATTACCTACGTATGGCTTCAAATTGCTCAAGTTTTCCCTACATAGACTTTGGGCTTCGTTTGCTTTTGTGCGGGATGAATTGCTATGATATCTGTGAATGCTAGTATAGATTGCACAGTGTGTGTTTTTATATTGTATACTTGCTTCAGTTGTtgtttgcttcttctttttttcagtATCTGTTAGAAATACTTAGTATCTTAAGATCGTATTAACTATATGTTTCTGCATTGCTAGGAGTTGTAGATAGTATTTCAATTTTGTCCCATTTTGAGATTACATTCCTAACTCGTCAGTCTATACCCTAGCTTTTATTTCTTTGACAGACTTTGTCTTTATCACTCTCATATCTCTCTTTATAATGTCTGCATGTATTTATTCTGTGCTCTTGCCTATGGCTTTTGCAGAGAAGAGGTTGCCGTTGCCCAACCAGAGGCACCCGCTACTCTTGGTGAGCCAATGGACATCAACACAGCCTTGCCTCTTGTGGTGAGGAAGTCCCAAGCTCATGGTGGGCTTGCTCGTGGCTTACATGAAGCTGCCAAGGCAATTGAAAAGCACAATGCACATCTTTGTGTTTTGGCCGATGACTGTGACCAACCTGATTTTGTTAAGCTGGTCAAGGCACTCTGCGCTGACCATAATGTTAAGGTGCTACGTGCACCTAGTGCAAAAGCTCTTGGCGAGTGGGCTGGTGTAAGTCACATTTCATTGTTCATTAAGTCACATTTCATTGCTCATTCGTGTTTAATTTATTTCCTTGCATATCTGGACATGCTGAGAGCACCAAATGATGTTCTAATATCGTGCATGTTCCCAGTATGACTTGTTCTTAGTTTAGGTGTATCTTGTGAAATTAGTATCAATTTGTTTTTCGTTAAGACTTTATTCTTAACCTATGAACTTGTGTGTTTGTATGGCATGGAACATTGAGTTATTTATCTCCTACAAATCCCTTTGACCATGTATCCCGAGTGAATGTTACTACATATTACTCTGACTCTGTCCTATAAAAAGAGACTAATTGCGCATCGCCTCTGCATGCAGTTGTGTAAGATAGATTCTGAAGGGAAAGCACGGAAAGTAGTTGGTTGCTCTTGCGTAGTTGTGAAGGTATGAGCATATACATGAATCACATATTTgcaaatttctattttaattgtTTCATCAACCCTATATCTAGAAAATTTAGAAAGGATTTATGATTCTTgggatgattttattattctttttcctGCAGGATTACGGTGAACAACACGAGGGTGTCGAAGTTGTTCAGCAGCACAAGGATTAAGTAAAGAGGATGGTTTCTTTGGTAGAATCAGAGTTTAATTTTGGCCATTCATGATATTTGCTTAAgtaattttgttttttcaaaGGCAGAACTTCTTGGTGTTTCTTATGTATGCTACCTTTCTCATTTTAAATTACTGGCAAACCATTTGGAAATCCAACAATTTTTAACTCTTGTTTCTGTttgtttgtctttttttttttcaccTGTCTCTCGAAcagttatttatttatctatttggGGGTTCAATTCTCTCAAACGTATATGAGTTAGGTTTTCTTTGGGCCTAACTAAGTTCGATGCAAGATGTCTCATGTTGTTCGCTGGCTTAATTaggtttgagtaaattcattatttatttagtaaaaaatgaaattgattttcatgttttgagCTAGATAATTTGTTTACAACTTTGAATTCATATTGAAGTTTCGTtacaaataaaaaaggaaagtCTGATTTGACAGCTTAAGTTGTAAGGGGTCAGTTtgataattaactaaattttagGGTCTATTTaataaatcattgaaaatttttaacatgacaatttcaataaaaaatgtaCTGAATTTCGGGCATGTGAGGAGTACAAATACCATACTTAAACCCAACTAATTCCGTAGTCAATTTTATTCATTCACATCATATGATCTCTAAATTCTTTTATGCTGCTTGAAGTTATTGCCATAGCATTAAGTAAAAGCTTGGTGCGGGCACCAAATTGTGGGCTTTTTTAGACAGGCCAGCTCCATGAGTATGATTGGATTAGTGAGAGTGGGTGAATTGGCTTTTATTAGAATGGTCAGGTCTTGTGGTCCATCTGCTACCTACTCTGTTTTTGTGGCTTGTGTAGTAAGTTGATCCTACACCAGACACCCAACATGGTTTCTCAACCACTACTACCCTGatttaaaatttcaagcttcTGTGCTTCTTGTTCCAGCTACCTTTCCCCATGATTGAAGGCTAAAGCTACTCGTCTTTTCAGTTTGTTATTTGGGGTTGTCTCTTTCCTTCTTTTTACTTACCTTGATTCAACAATTTAGGAAATTTCACCACCAACTGTAAAAACAAATGGCAAATACTCGTGGGGTTTC
The sequence above is drawn from the Gossypium hirsutum isolate 1008001.06 chromosome A05, Gossypium_hirsutum_v2.1, whole genome shotgun sequence genome and encodes:
- the LOC107958928 gene encoding 40S ribosomal protein S12; translation: MSGEEVAVAQPEAPATLGEPMDINTALPLVVRKSQAHGGLARGLHEAAKAIEKHNAHLCVLADDCDQPDFVKLVKALCADHNVKVLRAPSAKALGEWAGLCKIDSEGKARKVVGCSCVVVKDYGEQHEGVEVVQQHKD
- the LOC107958927 gene encoding trafficking protein particle complex subunit 5, whose product is MIGVGKIKQYSNILEKPLSKGKQEVSLSAFTFLFSELVQYNQTRVDNIAELERRLEDAGYAVGARVLELLCHRDKGNRRETRLLGILSFVHSTVWKVLFGKVADSLEKGTEHEDEYMISEKDLLVNKFISIPRDMGTFNCGAFVAGIVRGVLDGAGFPAVVTAHFVPMEGLQRPRTTILIKFAEEVLQREARLG